In Hippocampus zosterae strain Florida chromosome 3, ASM2543408v3, whole genome shotgun sequence, a genomic segment contains:
- the gins3 gene encoding DNA replication complex GINS protein PSF3: protein MRPSWAPTDQEVQILGSLSLLPIIVSVSLVPKMESQSYLPVQPGVCMEENFFSLDDILLSHQRLPIRTEVSFPRLGFLEKSSDSPDIPMGTKMELPLWLSKGLYEQNKRMLSVELPKVYREGWRTVFNADPNVVDLHKLGPYYYGLGSQMLHFDSPENPEIAQTLLQTFIGRFRRTMDSSQNAYNEDTSALVERLDCLEKTLFVSGQCGLNSFQGWEKGQASQLSASNLVLNYRKRKITDVQS, encoded by the exons ATGAGGCCGAGCTGGGCGCCAACAGACCAGGAAGTCCAAATTCTAGGTTCGCTTTCACTGCTTCCCATAATTGTCAGTGTGAGTCTGGTTCCGAAAATGGAGTCACAGTCGTATCTTCCCGTACAACCCGGTGTGTGCATGGAAGAAAATTTCTTTTCCTTGGACGATATTTTGCTTTCCCACCAGCGACTTCCTATCCGCACCGAAGTTTCTTTTCCTCGGCTTGGATTCCTCGAAAAATCGAGCGACTCGCCCGATATTCCCATG GGTACAAAAATGGAGTTGCCTTTGTGGCTGTCCAAGGGTTTGTATGAGCAGAACAAAAGGATGCTGTCAGTCGAGCTCCCCAAGGTTTATCGAGAAGGCTGGAGGACGGTTTTCAATGCAGACCCTAATGTTGTGGATCTACACAAGTTGGGGCCTTACTATTATGGCCTGGGATCCCAGATGCTGCACTTTGACAGTCCAGAGAACCCAGAAATTGCACAGACGTTGCTACAG ACATTCATTGGGCGTTTCAGGCGGACGATGGACTCTTCTCAGAACGCTTACAATGAGGACACCTCGGCGCTAGTGGAACGTCTAGACTGTCTTGAGAAGACGCTGTTTGTGTCGGGGCAATGCGGCCTCAACAGCTTCCAGGGCTGGGAGAAAGGACAAGCCTCCCAGCTCTCTGCCTCAAACCTGGTGCTCAATTACCGCAAGCGGAAGATAACAGATGTGCAGTCGTGA